The Fuerstiella sp. genome contains the following window.
CCACGTTCGACGAGTCGTCTGGCCATCAGGCACCGACGTCCCATCGGTTCGGAGATCTTGTTGTCCAGTCCGTACAGCTTTTGCGTGTCGCGTGATTCATCCCCCAGATTCACGGCATCCGGAACCGAGTTTTGCATGCGAAAGGCCAGTTCATAGTTCTGCATGCGGCCCAGCAAATCAGCGTTTCCGGGGTTGGAGTCAAGGAACTCACCGTTGATGTCACGGAGCAGGTCCAGGTTCCGGCGCTGGCGCTGGTGACTGATTTCGCCTGCCGGCATCAGATCGACAATGGGCGGGCCGACCGAGTTCAGCTGCGTTCCCTGGCAGGCCGGTGGCAGATAGGAGTTGGACCAGTTGGCGGCGCCACCAAACATCATTGTTTTTTCGTCCGGCAACACAACGAAGGCCGGCAGGTTTGAGTTCTCAGTGCCGAGTCCGTATACGACCCAGGAGCCCACCGACGGACTTCCCGG
Protein-coding sequences here:
- a CDS encoding DUF1501 domain-containing protein, which codes for PGSPSVGSWVVYGLGTENSNLPAFVVLPDEKTMMFGGAANWSNSYLPPACQGTQLNSVGPPIVDLMPAGEISHQRQRRNLDLLRDINGEFLDSNPGNADLLGRMQNYELAFRMQNSVPDAVNLGDESRDTQKLYGLDNKISEPMGRRCLMARRLVERGVRFVQVYSLGWDSHGNIAKEHRRRGQETDQPIAGLIQDLRERGLLDETLIVWGGEFGRTADNHMSFFRSNPGRDHNKSAMPFWLAGGGVKGGTVLGATDELGIKAVEDVYHTHDLHATILHLMGLDDYDLTYYHSGRFKRLTDLGGRLISEVIA